One genomic region from Torulaspora delbrueckii CBS 1146 chromosome 4, complete genome encodes:
- the TDEL0D00240 gene encoding allantoate permease family MFS transporter yields the protein MAEKQVGVVKETTRNDDEFLNGSAVSFTHESEIETGDELYIDPKEEAALVRKLDFRLLPMLAFMYFLSSLDRSNIGNAYTSGMKEDLKLTSRQYSNAVSVFYSTYLAAELPAVLVLKRVNVRYYMSFLVFSWSIITLCNGFVQNHKSLIALRVLLGCFEGGFFPAMTLIISMVYKQQEQAKRIAFFFGSASLSGAFGGLIAGGLSSVKTTGGLEGWRYLYIIEGLVSVVASVWLFFGLPGHFEVIPFLNERERHLMNIRAKQRAKYMGLSDKFEWSYVWDALKDFKTYTSFTIQFCQDVVMYGYSTFLTAILKLGLGYSGRKAQFMSIPVYLLAAVVFLFSGFLSDRLRLRAPIFMGYNVIGAIGYILLLSVESASVKYFACYLITFSLYTGTGLNISWLTNNVAPHYKRATALGLNQTLGNVSGAVAGQIYFKSPYKFGNSFSLGCIVLSNILAFGQILVLRRINNKKERILRGELADDAKDRRGDRALDFKYCY from the coding sequence ATGGCAGAAAAGCAGGTAGGTGTAGTCAAGGAGACTACAAGAAATGACGATGAGTTTCTCAATGGTAGTGCGGTATCATTCACTCATGAATCGGAGATTGAGACTGGAGATGAGTTATACATTGACccaaaggaagaagcagcTTTAGTTAGGAAGCTGGATTTCAGATTACTGCCCATGTTAGCATTCATGTACTTCCTGTCTTCTCTGGATAGATCTAATATTGGGAACGCTTACACTTCGGGTatgaaagaagatttgaagttGACCAGCAGGCAATATTCGAACGCAGTGTCAGTTTTCTATTCAACCTACTTGGCAGCAGAATTGCCGGCCGTGctggtgttgaaaaggGTGAATGTGAGATACTACATGTCTTTTCTGGTTTTTTCGTGGTCGATAATAACACTGTGCAACGGGTTTGTGCAGAATCATAAATCGTTAATCGCGCTTCGAGTATTGCTAGGTTGTTTTGAAGGCGGGTTCTTTCCAGCCATGACTCTTATTATCAGTATGGTCTACAAGCAACAGGAGCAAGCAAAGAGGAtcgctttcttctttggttctGCCTCACTATCGGGAGCTTTCGGTGGGCTCATTGCTGGTGGCCTATCTTCCGTCAAGACCACTGGTGGTTTGGAAGGTTGGAGATATTTATACATCATTGAAGGACTAGTTTCAGTAGTGGCTTCTGTCTGGTTATTCTTCGGTTTACCAGGGCATTTCGAAGTTATCCCATTTCTTAATGAGCGTGAACGCCATCTTATGAACATACGTGCTAAGCAAAGGGCCAAATATATGGGTTTAAGtgataaatttgaatgGTCCTATGTATGGGATGCGCTGAAGGATTTTAAGACTTACACTTCGTTCACAATTCAGTTTTGCCAAGATGTTGTCATGTATGGTTATAGCACATTCCTCACAGCAATTCTCAAGTTGGGTCTTGGGTATTCTGGTAGAAAAGCACAGTTCATGAGCATTCCTGTCTACTTGTTGGCTGCTGTTGTGTTTCTTTTCTCTGGGTTTCTCAGTGACAGGTTGAGATTGAGAGCTCCCATTTTCATGGGATACAACGTCATCGGTGCCATAGGTTACATTCTACTGCTTTCTGTCGAGAGTGCTTCGGTCAAATATTTTGCTTGTTACCTGATTACTTTCTCTCTTTATACTGGTACTGGCTTAAACATATCATGGTTGACAAACAATGTTGCGCCACATTACAAGCGGGCTACAGCACTTGGTTTAAACCAAACATTAGGGAACGTCTCAGGTGCAGTTGCTGGTCAAATCTACTTTAAGAGTCCCTACAAGTTTGGAAATTCGTTTTCGTTGGGCTGTATTGTCCTGTCAAATATCCTGGCATTTGGCCAGATACTAGTCTTACGCAGGATCAACAataagaaagaaagaatcttGAGGGGTGAACTTGCCGATGATGCAAAGGATAGAAGAGGAGATAGAGCATTGGACTTTAAGTACTGTTATTga